Proteins encoded within one genomic window of Humulus lupulus chromosome 1, drHumLupu1.1, whole genome shotgun sequence:
- the LOC133812875 gene encoding 7-dehydrocholesterol reductase-like, translating into MYTDAVTHGMELYPRIGKNFDIKVFTNCRFGMMSWAVLAVTYCIKQLQYELDWLYLIPITWIGYHDYLLLLSRSFGLFILSLIWIIVPIILTAGFYICWGCLVWVPSIYTSPGMYLVNHPVHLGTQLALYILVACILCIYINYECDRQRQEFRRTNGKALVWGKAPSKITATYTTTTGETKSSILLTSGWWGLARHFHYVPEILAAFFWIVPALFNHALPYFYVVFLTILLLDRAKRDDDRCRSKYGKYWKSYCEKVRYRVIPGIY; encoded by the exons ATGTACACTGATGCTGTCACACAT GGTATGGAACTCTATCCTCGCATTGGTAAAAACTTCGACATTAAAGTTTTTACAAATTGCAGATTTGGAATGATGTCTTGGGCAGTTCTAGCTGTAACCTATTGCATAAAGCAG TTGCAATATGAATTGGATTGGCTGTATTTGATCCCAATTACTTGGATTGGCTACCATGAC TATCTATTGCTTCTTTCCCGTTCTTTTGGTTTGTTCATACTTTCTCTCATTTGGATCATTGTACCTATCATTTTGACAGCTGGTTTTTATATTTGCTGGGGATGCCTTGTATGGGTTCCTTCTATATATACTTCTCCTGGCATGTACCTGGTCAATCATCCTGTACACCTTGGAACTCAG TTGGCACTCTACATCCTAGTAGCATGCATTCTTTGCATATACATCAACTACGAGTGTGATAGGCAAAGGCAAGAGTTTCGCAGAACAAATGGCAAAGCTTTGGTTTGGGGTAAAGCTCCATCAAAG ATAACTGCCACTTACACTACCACAACTGGGGAAACAAAAAGCAGCATTCTTTTAACTTCGGGATG GTGGGGATTAGCTCGACATTTCCACTATGTCCCAGAAATATTAGCTGCATTTTTCTGGATTGTTCCAGCTCTTTTTAACCAC GCTTTACCCTACTTTTATGTGGTGTTTCTTACAATCCTTCTCCTCGACCGGGCGAAAAGGGATGATGATCGGTGCCGATCCAA GTATGGAAAATACTGGAAATCGTACTGCGAGAAGGTTCGGTACAGGGTCATCCCCGGAATTTACTGA